The Rhizobium favelukesii DNA segment CAGTTCCAGATCGCCTGGATTATGCTCTTCGAGCAGTGGAATGAGCCGTCCGGCCGCAATTTCGTCTGCCACATGAAAGAGGCCCAGGCGGGCAATGCCAGCGCCTGCCAGCGCCATTTGCTTCATTGTCTCGCCGTTGTTCACGGCGATGCTGCCCTTGACCGGTTGTGCGATGTCCCGCCCCTCAAAACGAAAGGGCCAGGACGGTCTTGCGCGCCGGAAATTGAAGGTGAGGCAGTCGTGATGCTCAAGATCTCCCGGCGTTTGCGGCGAGCCCCGGCGCGCCAGATAGTCCGGCGACGCGCACACCACGCGCCGGCTCTGACCCAGCCTGCGGGCGATCAGGCCGCTGTCTGGGAGATTACCCATGCGGATGGCGACGTCGGTCTTCTCCGCGACCAGATCGACGATGCCGTCGGTGAAACTAAGATCGACGATCAGATAGGGATTGCGCACTATGAACTCCGGCATGGCCGGCGCGACGAACATCGTCCCGAATGGAATTGTTGTGTTGATCCGCAGCCGTCCCCTAACAGCCCCTCCCGCGGCCTCCTGGTCGGCATCATTCAAATCCTGAAGAATCTTCAGTGCCGCATGATGATAAGCTTCGCCTTCCTCCGTAAGCGTCAGAGCGCGGGTTGTTCGCACCAGAAGGCGCGTGCCGAGCCTGGCTTCAAGGCGAGCGATTAGTTTACTGACGGCGGATGGGGTCAGATCGAGGTTGCGCGCCGCCGCTGAAAAACCTCCGTCTTGGACAACGCGCGCAAAAACCTCCATTTCGCCGGATCGCTCCATCAGAACACGCGGCATTGATGATCCTCATTCACAGGTGCATGTCTTCCGTAGGCAATAGTTCGCCTGCGTCGTAGATCATAAATTGTCTTCAGCAACAACTGGAGACAACACATGGATTTGCAACTTGCAGGTAAGACCGCCTTGGTCACGGGTGCCACGGCTGGCATCGGCCTCGAAATCGCACGCACGCTCGCGGCTGAAGGTGCACGCGTCATCATTACGGGCCGCGATCGCACGAAGCTCGACAACGCCATCAGTTCAGTCAAGGCTTCAGACGAATCCAACGTCAGCGGCATTCTGGCAGACGCCGCCAAAGCCGAAGGCGCCGCACTCATC contains these protein-coding regions:
- a CDS encoding LysR substrate-binding domain-containing protein, which produces MPRVLMERSGEMEVFARVVQDGGFSAAARNLDLTPSAVSKLIARLEARLGTRLLVRTTRALTLTEEGEAYHHAALKILQDLNDADQEAAGGAVRGRLRINTTIPFGTMFVAPAMPEFIVRNPYLIVDLSFTDGIVDLVAEKTDVAIRMGNLPDSGLIARRLGQSRRVVCASPDYLARRGSPQTPGDLEHHDCLTFNFRRARPSWPFRFEGRDIAQPVKGSIAVNNGETMKQMALAGAGIARLGLFHVADEIAAGRLIPLLEEHNPGDLELVHAVYVGGGPLPHRVRAFIEHMVLVLGQSPLLNGSTPHSEK